ATATGCTCCCCGGCCCTATTCCAACTTTTACCGCGTCTGCAAAGGTGAGGTCGTCGACCGCTTTGGGGTTGGCTATGTTTCCGACTATGAGATCCGCGTCCACGGCATTTCTTATCTCCTTCATGGCCTTTATGGCCTTGAGGTTGTGGGCGTGGGCGGTGTCGACCACTATGACGTCAGCCCCGGCCCTGTCGAGGGCTTTGGCGCGCTCGATATCGAAGGGACCCACAGCCGCGGCAACGAGCAGGTCACCGTTCCCGTCGCGGACGGCGTTGCGGTACTTCTTCCTCATCATGAGGTCGCTCATCGTGATTATCCCCACGAGGCGGCCGTTCTCATCGACCACCGGGAGGCGGGCTATCCTGTTGGCCACCATTATGTCCAGCGCCTCCTCGACGGAAACGTCCTCACCGACGGTTATCACGTCGCCGGTCATGACGTCTTTAACCAGGTGCCCCTCTTTGGCGGCAATGTCCTTCTTGGTAACGATGCCGGCTATCCTCCCGTCCTCACCAACAACAGGAAGGCCGTCGATGTCGTTCCTCTCCATGAGGAAGAGCGCGTAGTCGAGGGTCTCCTCTGAGCCTATCGTTATGACGTCCTCGACTATGAAGCGCTCGGCGCGCTTGACCTTCCTGACCATCTCGGCCTGCTCCTCGATGCTCATGTTCCTGTGGATCACTCCAAGGCCGCCCTCCCTGGCCATGGCGACGGCCATCTCCCACTCGGTGACTGTGTCCATGGCGGCACTCAGGATAGGGATGTTAAGTCTCACGTTAGGAGTTATTCTGGTTGAGACGTCCACGTCCTTAGGCTCGATCTCGGTCGCCTGCGGTATCAGAAGAACGTCGTCAAAGGTGTACCCCCTAATTGCATTAACAAGTTTATGTTCAAATTTTCCCATTTTTGTCCGACCTCCACGTCCTTTTTAACATGAACCTGGTAGGGGTTTTTAAGGGTTTCCCGGGAATAACCTGGAACTTTTTTCGGAGCGGTCTCAAAAACTTCGAACTTCCGGGCGTGTTCATCCAGGTTTTACAAACGTAAAGCTTTTAAAGGGGGAGGTGTGCCCCCCTGCGGTGATGCCCATGAACCTTGCAAAAGCACTCGCCCACCTGGCCCCCATAGCCATAGTGGTGGCACTCCTCATGATCGCCTGATGATAATTCATCGTTCGGTTTCATTGTTTGACGCTCATTCAAAATTTTGCCCCTTTCTTTCTTTATCCTGACAAAATGACGGAGAAAGACAGAAAAAATTAAAATAACATAACGCACCCCTTAACAGTGGTGATGCCAATGGAGGCCGCTATAAGGTTAGATGCAAGGGGGGAGGGCCAAACCCTCCGCTGAGAACGCTGTAAGCTTTGGTTTTGATGAGCTGCTGTATGAAATCCTGAAGGAAGGTCTCTTCTGGGCCGCCCTCGGTCGGCCGTCGGAGGTCATGCCGTTTCTGAGGGGCAAGCTCTTGAGCAACGGCATCGGTGTGGAAAGTGGGCGCAGGGAATACCTGGAGTACCTGCTTGACGACCTGGAAAGGTTCTACAAGAGGGTCTCATGGAGCGACGAGATTGACGAGCGGCACTGGAGGGCGTTAAAGTCCTTCCACAGGGACATAGTCTCGGTGGTTTCTTCTGAGAGGGCTTAGCTTTTTAACCCCTCTTCCCTAATCCCTTCGGGATGATGAGGGAAGTTTCGTCCGAGCGGTGAGGAGACTCGCATGGGCTGACCACCCTCACTTTAGGTCTTTTTCAGTGAGGGCTTTAATGCCGGTCTTCTCGCAGAACTTCAGGGCCCGCTCCGTGAAGCCCGCCCTTGAGAAGAAAAACATGGCCGCATCCCCAAACTCGGAACGAACCATATCGTAGAACTTTTTGACATCGCTGTAAGATGCCGGCCTGCCTCTCCACTTTACTTCAAGAACGTGGGGCCGATCCAGGAACGCAACCCCATCGAACTCAACGTCTCCCCTGCGGTAGGGCCTGAAATCGAGGCCCATAACTCTCCGGATCCTCTCCCTCACCCACGCCTCTCCCGTGAGGCCAAGCTCGGTTTTTGCCCGGAGGAACTTCTCCCTTAGCTCTTCAATAAGTTCTTCGCGCAGCTTTTCCCTCCTCAGTTCCAGCTCGTTGATGCCGAGGTAAGTCTTGGCGAGCCAGAAGCGCATAAGCTTGTCGGTGAAGTAGTACCTCTCTCCCTCCCTGGTTATCAGGTCCGTCCTGAGGAGAAACTTCATGTAGTTGGAAACCTCTCCGCTGGGCTTCCCCAGGCGTTTTGCTATCTCGGAAAGCCTCAATCCCTCCTCCCTCGCGAGTATGAGCAGTATCTCGCGGTGCACCGCCCCCCTGTATGCCCTCGAAAGGGACTCGTTGAAGACGTAGTCCAGATGGGTGTATATATCGCCGCTCTCCGTCAGGAGCTCCGTGAGGAACGCGTACTCCACATCCTTTCTTCTGACCCTTTCAACTCCTTCCTCCATCAGCCTTCTGACTATGGCATAGATGTAGAACGGATGGCCACCCGTCAGGGTGTAGACCGCCTCAAGGGCAGAGTTTGTTACATGGAGTTTACGGGTGCTAAGGAGACCTCTCGCCAGCTCAACCGCGTCTTCTTTCGGCAGACCCGAGAGGTATATCCTCCTGAACTGGCCAAAGAATGGTTCGTCTGACGAGAGGATATCCTCCATAATCCTGATGGCGGAACCTGAGATAAAATAGGCCACCATTTTTTCCTTCTCGGTGGTTGCCCTCATCACCTCCAGGAACCGTGGAAAGTTCCTGGTTTCCTGGAACTCGTCAAGGATGAAGATCGCGAACTCGTCGAGGCTCTTCAGGATGTTTTCCTGAACCTCGAAGAGAACTTCCAATCCCCCGGCTTTAATCGCCTTCACCTCTTCCTCGACGCCGAGTTTGGCAGAGAGTATCAGAAGGTCATCCCAGTCCACAAGCTGGTGTTTTCTGATCTCCTCCCCCTTGGACTTTCCCAGCTCGTATAGTAGCTCTCTGGTGTAGGCGAAGATGAACGACGAGATGTTCCCAACCCTCTGAAGGTTCAGGTAAGGGATAACTCCCCTCGTTTCTTCCTTGAACTTCAGCAAAAGCTCCGTCTTACCTATCCGCCTCGGGCCAATAATGGCGATGTTTACCTTCGAGCCCGCTTTCAATGACTCGTACGCAGAGCGAAGAATCCCCAGCTCCTTTCTTCTGTCCATGAACATGATGATCACCATTACAGTTTTATGCATAAAACTATAATGCATTATTTTTTTATGCATTTTGGTGCCGGGGCACCTAACCCTTTTTAAGGCCCCGTTTCGTTCCCGAACCGGGAGGAAGGATGGAAGAAGAGAAGCTCTTAATGTTCATCGCTCACCTCAGGGAACTCGTCGAGCTCGAGCGGAAGGCAGAGATAGAGGCGATGAGGTTAGAGATGAAAAGGCTGAGCGGACGCGAGAGGGAGAAGGTCGGGAGGGCCGTTCTCGGCCTCAACGGGAAGGTCGTCGGAGAGGAGCTGGGCTACTTCCTGGTGAAATACGGCCGCGATAGGGAGATAAAGACCGAGATAAGCGTCGGCGATCTTGTGGTTGTAAGCAGGAGAGACCCTCTGAAGAGCGACCTGGTTGGAACGGTGGTGGAGAAAGGGAAGCGGTTCGTGACGGTCGCCCTTGAAACCGTCCCCGAATGGGCGTTAAAGGGAGTCCGCATCGACCTCTACGCCAACGACATAACCTTCAAGCGCTGGCTGGAGAACCTGAACAACCTTCGGGAAAGCGGAAGGAAAGCGCTGGAGTTCTACCTCGGCCTCCGCGAGCCAGAGAAGGGGCAACCCGTTGATTTCACGCCCTTTGATACCGGCCTCAACGCGAGCCAGAGGGAAGCTGTGGCGAAGGCCCTTGGCAGTCCAGACTTCTTCCTGATTCACGGCCCCTTCGGCACCGGGAAGACGAGAACCCTGGCGGAGTTAATACGGCAGGAGGTCGAGCGCGGAAACAAGGTTCTGGCAACGGCCGAGAGCAACGTTGCCGTTGACAACCTCGTGGAGCGTTTGGTGAATTCCGGTCTAAGGGTTGTCCGCGTCGGCCACCCGAGCAGGGTCTCAAAAGCACTGCACGAGACAACCCTAGCTTACCTCATAACCCGGCACGAGCTCTACGGCGAGCTGAGGGAGCTCCGCGTAATCGGCCAGAACCTGAAGGAGAAGCGCGACACGTTCACGAGGCCAGCACCGAAGTACCGGAGGGGCCTGAGCGACCGTGAGATTTTGCGGCTGGCCTCGAAGGGAATAGGCGTTAGGGGTGTTCCGGCCAGGCTGATCCGGGAGATGGCGGAGTGGATTAAAATCAACCGGCAGGTTCAGAAGGCCTTCGACGATGCCAGAAAGCTTGAAGAGAGGATAGCCAGGGAGATAATAAGGGAAGCGGACGTGGTTCTAACGACAAACGCCTCGGCCGGCCTTGAGGTCGTTGATTACGTCCCCTATGACGTTGCCATAATAGACGAGGCCACCCAGGCAACGATACCAAGCGTGCTGATTCCAATAAACCGGGCGAAGCGCTTCGTCCTTGCAGGAGACCACAAACAGCTGCCTCCGACTATACTCAGTGAGAAGGCGAAGGAGCTGAGTAAGACACTCTTCGAGGGCCTGATAGAGCGCTACCCAGAAAAGAGCGCCATGCTCACCGTCCAGTACAGGATGAACGAGCGCCTTATGGAGTTCCCGAGCGGGGAGTTCTACGGGGGAAGGGTCAGGGCTGATGAGAGCGTCAGGATGATAACCCTCGCCGACCTCGGGGTTAAAAGCCCAGCGCGGGACGGCTTATGGGGCGAAGTCCTCAGGCCGGAGAACGTGCTGGTCTTCATAGACACCTCGGGGAGAGAAGACCGCTCCGAGAGGCAGCGCTATGGAAGCGAGAGCAGGGAGAACCCATTGGAGGCAGGACTCGTTAAGGAGACGGTTGAGAGGCTCCTCAAGATGGGCGTTAAGCCGGAGTGGATAGGTGTGATAACCCCCTACGACGACCAGAGGGACTTGATAAGCTCGCTCCTGCCGGAGGAGGTCGAGGTCAAAACCGTGGACGGCTACCAGGGCAGGGAGAAGGAGGTAATCGTTCTCTCCTTCGTTCGCTCCAACAGGAAGGGTGAACTCGGCTTCCTGAAGGATTTGAGGCGCCTGAACGTCTCACTGACGAGGGCTAAGAGGAAGCTGATTCTGATAGGTGACTCATCGACTCTAAGTGCCCACCCAACTTATAAACGGCTGGTGGAGTTTGTGGGTGAGAAGGAGACTGTTGTTGAGGCCAATAAGCTGGGAGTATCTTTTTAAGGGATACCCCCGAAACATGTTTCGGGGGTCGGCATGAGTTACTGGTTTTCTCCACGTCCACGGGAGAAAGTGGAAGAATTGTTCGGAAGGGATGTCGAAGTCAGAAGACTAATCAACGCCCTTGAATCAAACAGTTGGGTCGCGGTTTTGGGTCCGAGAATGGCTGGGAAGACAAGTCTCGCGATTGCATCCTCTACGGAGTTCGCCAAGAAACATGGCTATTCCACCGTTTATATAGATTTGAGGAACTCAACAACACTTCGAGAAGCCACTGAAAGGATACTTCGCAATCTGCCGCGGGGAGTTATCAAAAAGCTTGGGGCTTACCTCTCATCAATTACGATTAAGGGCCTTGAAATCAGGCTGAAACCTAGTGCCTCAGCATCGGGAGCACTTGAGGAAGCACTCAGAAGTCTAAAGAGAACTGTCATCATCCTTGACGAGGTACAGAAAGTCAGAGAAGGATTGCCCCAGTTTCTCAGTGCACTATCAGTTGCATTCAATGAGAACCCGGAACTGTTGATAGTCTTTTCAGGCTCATATGCTGGACTAGTGAAGAAACTTTTCTCTCAAACGTATTCCGAGGGGCTGTACGCACGGCAACCGATTGAGATAACACTGAACCCATGGGAACGAGACGTCGCGGAGGAGTTTCTAAGAAAAGGACTCGATGAGTGTGGAGTAAAAATATCGGAGAAAGAACTTGAGGACATCCTGTGGGAACTCGGAACTCTGCCGGGCTGGCTCAGTTCTTATGGCTTAAGGCGCTGTCTAGGAGATGAGCACGTGAAAGCCCTTAACAGGGTCAATGAGAGCGCTGTAAAAGAGGCCAAACGCGAACTTGAGAACCTACTTGAGGGAAGGTCCCCAAATGCCCCAATGGTTATAAAGCTACTCTCATACGGGGCAACCTGGAGCGAGCTGGAAAGAACGGGCATTTCAAAGAGGGCACTTCACACCCTCTTAGATGCACTAATAAACGACCTTTACGTCGTCTCAAAATCCGCAATTGGAAATCGGGTTGTATACAGGTTTACAGAGCCATCTTACCGGAAGGCGGCACTGTTAGTAGGTCAGAGGTGATACCATGTTCCTCTACACCAAAAACTTCGACGAGCAGAAGGCCAGGGCGATGGCAGGCCTTAGGAAGGCACTGGAAGAGGGCAAGGTGGACGGGGACATAATCCCCCTGCTCGATAAAATCAACTCGCTTGAGAACTACTTTACCACCTCCTCATGCTCGGGCAGGATTTCGGTCATGGAGATGCCGGACTTCGGCGACAAGGTCAATTCCGTCTGGCTCGGCAAGTGGCACAGGGAAGTTTCCGTCGAGGAAGTCCTTGAAGCCATTGGGAGGCACGAGAAGGGCCAGCTCTGGTTCCTCGTGAGGAGTCCGATTCTTCACGTCGGCGCGCGAACCATGGAGGATGCGGTTAGATTGCTCAACCTCACCATCGGACTGGGCTTCAAGTACTCGAACATTAAAAGCGTGAGCCACAAGAAGCTCCTCGTTGAGATACGCTCCACCGAGAGAATGGACGTTCCGCTCGGCGAGGGCGGAGAGCTCTGGATCGATGAAGAGTACGTCGAGAGGATCGTCGACCTCGCCAATGCACAGGTGAGAAGGTTCAAGGGGAAGCTGAAGAGGCTGGAGGAAGAAATGAAAGGCATTTAATTGGAAGCTACGGAATCATATTCAGATACGCCCACCTCAGTAAGAATAATAAAAATATTACTCCCAAGAACTTTACAAGATTCCTGTTGTCTTTTCCAAGTTCACTAGGGGAATCCGCAAACAGATAAGTCATTAGCGTAACTGAGACCAATAACAGGCCAAGTAACAGGTACGAAGTAAGGAGATCTAAGGAGTTAAGCCTCTTTTCAATTAGAGTTAATCCAGAAAATAATAACAAACCCAAAAGTCCCCAAAATGTTTTCATGTTTTTCACCCCCTAGTTTTTCTTCTAATCCATACCCTGAGAGGAAGCGTTAGAAAGCTCACAATTAGAGGAAACATCACCACAGTCACGAGGGGAAAATTTGAGTTTGAGTCCATCCACCACCACCCGTATAAAAAGAACAAAAAGACAAATATTGGGAATGTTCGCAGAAGTTCCTCTTGGAGAATCTTCTCCACTTTTTTTCACCCCCTACTAACATAAAAAGTTTTAAAGTTAAAAGCCTAGTGCACACTTAACTGCACATACTGCCGTACCCAAACCTAAACATGCAGCACATGCGGCCACTGTATAGGGATTGGGCGCCAAAAGTGCAATATAGCATGGCCCAGCCAAGCACGCATTTACTACGTCTCCAACTATAGGGAGGGCACTTTCAAGAAGACATAGCACCACACATCTCCAAAAACTTTCATCCCCATCAGTTACCGTTGTCATGCCCACAGCTTTCCCCTGGTTGTATTCTGGCAACTTTAGTCTCACCAAGTGAGAGAGGTGTCTTAACTCGTAGGCACTCCTGCCCCAGACCCAGTTCGTCTCGTCACCCCTGCGAAGCTTCATAAGAACCTTATTCAGAGTCCAGTAGTACTCCGAAAGGGTGAGATTGTCAGCGGTAATAATCGTGTCACCAACAGGAACGACTTTATCCTCATCATTTGGAGCAATGTTCATTCCAGTAAGGAAAACCCTGTACTCTCCAGTTTCAGGATCCGTGAATATCCTCGTGACGAGGGTAAAGTTGTACTGGCTCCTCTCAGCTTTATACACCAGAGCGTACATCGTGTAATTAAAAGTCTCGTTGTAAATTGTTATTCCAAAGAACAACAACTGCTCGTGCTTTTCGGTCATGTTGTAAAGCGTGACCACTGAAACGTTAAGGTTTGCAGTCAAGTTCGAAGCGCAGGAACTTGAATCCTGGCAGGCACAAGAGGAGTTAGTCAAGTTCGCGAAGTCTATGGTTTGATTAATCCAAGTGACGTTGAGCTGGAGTTGTCCCTTCTCATCGTACCAAGCAACCACAGCCCTGCGGAAGGTTACGCTGGAGCTGTTAGCGGTCATCGCCATGGCCTGTGGAGCCGCAATCAACTGAAGACTCAACAGCATGGCAACGAGGAAAACCCCGAAAGCAGTCTTCCTCCACTTCATGGCCACCACCTGACCAGTTGGTCACCTTAAGTATCACAAGAAACTATATAAACTTTTCCTTTTACAAGTTGGATTTAATAACGTTTTTTTTTCCGCAGGATTTTCAATTTCCAACCGTATCAAAACGACGAGGATGAAACGAAAGAAGCCAGAGTAAAAGAGCGAACAAAAGAACACAAAAGAGCGCCAATGCCGTTCCCGATCAAAAGTAAAGAAACATCCCTCGGAGCATCATACAGGATGGAATCTAAAGTTTGAACAATTCCCAGAGGATGAAGAGCATAGCCACTGCAAGTGAAAGCAGAACAATCGCGAGAATTTTCCTCTCAATCCTGCGCGAGAGATAAACCCCCAGAAAGCCGAAGAGAGTGTTTAAGATTGAGAGAATCAAAAACCCCTCGGCGTTCCTAACCACGGCATTGAACATTCTCAGAACGTCTTCCGGGTAGTTTTTGGTTGAAACGTAAGAGGAAACGGCCCAGATAACGGGAATCGCGAGTGTGGTGGCGAGGGATGTTTTACCAATGCCCTCAAAGACGTACTCTGCTCTTCTACTCTTGAGAAAGTACAACGGGAGAGCTACAATCCACACTGCCATTGTGGCGAAGACTGGATACATCACCACCATAAGAAAAGCCAGGCCAACGAACGCCAGTATGGCAAGGAAAACATCGTGAAACCCCAGGAGAGACGTACTGAAAATTCCCCAGAGAATGAGGTGATGGGCTATGCATTCCTGCACGTCGTACTTCAGGTAGCCTGAATCCCACGGCTCATCCCAGTGCTCCTCAAGAATCTCGTCAATTCGCTTGATGTCACTTTTCCTGTATCCATGCTTCTCTAGAATGCGGGCGAGGAAGAAGACCATTGAAGCTACCATAAGGACAAAAAGAAGGATTGTACTAAGAACCCATTCACGGGTTATGACGCCGAGTTTCACCCAGGCGAAGCCAAACAGTATCGCGAAGAGCACCACAGGAAAAACGAAGATCTTAAGAATAATTTTTCTCCTCCTCATTGAGACCACCAGGGCTTTTTGTTAAATTGGAAAAATAAAAATCTTTCAAGACTACGAAGAGTGCAGTTCGATAAATACGTCCACCAACAGGGGAACAAGTAACACAGCGATGAACAGCAGTATTAAAAGACCGAGCCTTCTCCTCCGAGGCAGGATAAAAATTCCGATAAGGCCGTACAGAGCGTTCAGAGCAGAGAGCAACAGAAGGTTCTTATATAGGCCCCCGTTTACGTAGAATTTTAGGAGAGAGTGGAATGCCCTAATTTCTGAGGCCCCAGGATGTGAGAGTATAAACCCTAAAAGGACCAGAGAGCCCCCAGAAACCAGCGAAATCAGCAGAACTTCCTTGAAGATATACGAAAGCCGTTTCCCGGTTAGAATCTCGTAGAGCAGGAAGGGTACTTCCATAATCGGTATCAGCATGGAGACCATCAACGGAAGGGCGACCACTACAAAGATTACAGCAAAGCTAACGGTAAAAATTATTCCTTTTTTAGGCCCTAATTCAAGAACCCAGGTGCTGAAGGCACCCCAAAGTGCAACAATTGTGAAGATTTCCCTCATTGAACCGCCAATGATTTTTGGATCGGCTTCATCAAGGACTCTGGGCAGCTCTCTAAGCCCAACTTGGGAATAACCAGCTTTTCTCAACAATCTTTTAACAAACAGGATGACGAGGGCCAGCGTGATGAAGAAAGAAACTATCGTCGTGATCAACCAGGAAGCGTTGAAATTCTCCCTCCCAACGTCACCAAATGGACGGATGTAGCCCAAACTCCACATAATCACCCACATCGCCAGAGGAGCAAGGACGGCCTCCACCAACAAACGCCTCGCCGATTTCATTTTAGATCCCCTCTTGCCTCAAAGTCGTAGATTGTAAAAAATTTAACAAAGATTAATTAAAGTACATGGTCCTCGATATATGGCAATATGGCATCACAGAGTTGGGGACAAAATATAGGAGCTAAAACTGCCCCACAAGCATCTGCACAAACGCTTCCCAATATTCCACATCTACTCGCACAAAGTCTCTTTAGTATCGCTGAACATCCAGCAGAGCAGCTTCCTCCTTTTGCAATGCTAGACCAGAAGTCCTCACCGCACATAGAGGCACAGAGACCCGAACATATAAAGCTTCCCGCGAAGCATATAATCGAGAGCACTCCTCCACTACTCCCTGCTGCGGCTATACAGGCAAGGGTAAAAAGTCCAGTACATGACAAGTCACAGAGGTGAACGCACGCTGAGTAATCATCAATGACTATAGTATACCCCAACTTTGCCTCTCCATTGTACTCGGGAAGCTTAAGCTTCACCAAGTGCGAGAGGTGCCTCAGCTCGTAAGCGCTACTGCCCCAAATCCAGCTCGTCTCGTCACCCCTGCGAAGCTTCATAAGAATCTTGTTCAGAGTCCAGTAGTAATCTGAAAGCGTGAGATTACCAAGCACCAGTACAGTATCCCCAACAGGAACTGCCTTGTTCTTATCATCAGGAGCGATGTTCATTCCAGTAACAAAAGCTGTGTACTTTCCAGTCTTTGGGTCAGTTAAGATTTTAGTGATTAGCGTAAAATTATACTGACTCCTCTCGGCTCTATAAACAAGGTTGTATATGGTGTAGTTAAAGGTGGCATTGTAAGCAGTAACCTTGACGAACAACAACTGTTCATGATCCCTTGTCATGTTGTACAGAGTGGTTATCGAAACATTAACGTGAGCGCTCGTATTAAAAGCACCACAAGAACTGGCGTTCTGGCAAGCGCAGGGAGAATGCGTCAAATTAGTGAAGTTTAATGTTGCATTCACCCACGTGACGTTCATCTGAAGCTTACCATTCTCATCGTACCAAGCAACGACTGCCCTCCTAAAGGTTATGCTGGCGTTGTTAGTGCTCATTGCCATGGCCTGTGGAGCGGCAATCAACTGCAGGCTCAGCACCATAAAGACCAGAAACACGCCGAACGTCGCCTTTCTCCAGTTCATGGCCACCACCTGACCAGTTAGTCGGGAAAAACAGACAATCGTCATATATAAATTTTCCTTTTATAAGTTGGATTAAACAACGTTTTTCTTTTTTGTTATAGTTTACAATTTTCAACTGTATCAAAAAGACGAGAACGAGACGAAAGAAGGGTGAGTAAAAGAGCGAACAAAAGAACACAAGTAATCAATAATGACAACTTTTGAGCTTTTCCAGACAATTTTTGTGATTCGACTCATAAAAAATTAGTACGGCATCTATTACTATCATTTTCTATCCTCCCCAATATACCGTTCTCATAGACGGCCTCAATTTCCTCCATCTGTTCCACCACGAAACACTTTGGCGTTTGGTCTACAAAAACTTACCCCCTTAAGTCCCCTAAACCTGACCTGGAAAAGAAGGCCAGCAAAAACTCAAGAAGGCCGTTACGTAAAAACTCTCCCGATCACTGGTTCCTCCTCCCTGCGGAGATGTCCCAAAATAATAAAGCATCAAAGCTGAAGGGGCAGTTTTACGTAGTCCAAAACGCTTCCCCTGGCCTTCCTTATCTCGACATGCTCGACGAGATCCTTGAACTGGCCCCCCGCAAGGCCGTCCGCTATTATCGCGCTCCCCTGGGCGGCTTCCTTAGCCCTGCCCTCAAGACCCCTCTGCTTGACGACGGGAAGTCCAAAGCGCTCCTCGAAGAGGTCTTCCACGTCCTTTCTGAGCTCGTCTATGCGCATCAGCCTGCCGGAGAGAATTATCTCCTTAGCGTTGCCCACAACGGCCAGCTCGCTCGCAACGGCCTTTAAGAAGCCGTCCTTCATGGCCTCCCAAGCCTTTGCGAACGGTTCTTCGTCGAGCCTCTTGGCAAACTCCTCCGGCGGGAGTATCTCGTTGGCGGCTATTACCGTAGCTCCGCCCCAGAAGAGGTGCCACTTCTTTACCCCTCCCATGAGGTAGGCAACTTCGCCGTCGAGGGCACCGCTGTTCACGTAGGCCGGACCGGGGAAAATGGTTCCGCCGATGCCGTCAACGATTTTTCCACCTTTAACCGCTCCGGCGTAGTTGTAGCCGAAACCTACCTCAAGGAGGACGAATGAAACTTCACTGTACTCGATTCCAAGCCTCTTCGCCTGGTCGTAGATACCGAGCACTGT
This region of Thermococcus sp. genomic DNA includes:
- the guaB gene encoding IMP dehydrogenase, with protein sequence MGKFEHKLVNAIRGYTFDDVLLIPQATEIEPKDVDVSTRITPNVRLNIPILSAAMDTVTEWEMAVAMAREGGLGVIHRNMSIEEQAEMVRKVKRAERFIVEDVITIGSEETLDYALFLMERNDIDGLPVVGEDGRIAGIVTKKDIAAKEGHLVKDVMTGDVITVGEDVSVEEALDIMVANRIARLPVVDENGRLVGIITMSDLMMRKKYRNAVRDGNGDLLVAAAVGPFDIERAKALDRAGADVIVVDTAHAHNLKAIKAMKEIRNAVDADLIVGNIANPKAVDDLTFADAVKVGIGPGSICTTRVVAGVGVPQVTAIAMVADRASEYGLHVIADGGIRYSGDIVKALAAGADAVMLGSLLAGTKEAPGKEVVINGRRYKQYRGMGSLGAMMKGGAERYYQKGHMKTRKFVPEGVEGVVPYKGSVGDVLYQLVGGLRSGMGYVGASSIAELKEKGEFVIITQAGVRESHPHDIFITNEAPNYPVGK
- a CDS encoding ATP-binding protein; this translates as MFMDRRKELGILRSAYESLKAGSKVNIAIIGPRRIGKTELLLKFKEETRGVIPYLNLQRVGNISSFIFAYTRELLYELGKSKGEEIRKHQLVDWDDLLILSAKLGVEEEVKAIKAGGLEVLFEVQENILKSLDEFAIFILDEFQETRNFPRFLEVMRATTEKEKMVAYFISGSAIRIMEDILSSDEPFFGQFRRIYLSGLPKEDAVELARGLLSTRKLHVTNSALEAVYTLTGGHPFYIYAIVRRLMEEGVERVRRKDVEYAFLTELLTESGDIYTHLDYVFNESLSRAYRGAVHREILLILAREEGLRLSEIAKRLGKPSGEVSNYMKFLLRTDLITREGERYYFTDKLMRFWLAKTYLGINELELRREKLREELIEELREKFLRAKTELGLTGEAWVRERIRRVMGLDFRPYRRGDVEFDGVAFLDRPHVLEVKWRGRPASYSDVKKFYDMVRSEFGDAAMFFFSRAGFTERALKFCEKTGIKALTEKDLK
- a CDS encoding IGHMBP2 family helicase translates to MEEEKLLMFIAHLRELVELERKAEIEAMRLEMKRLSGREREKVGRAVLGLNGKVVGEELGYFLVKYGRDREIKTEISVGDLVVVSRRDPLKSDLVGTVVEKGKRFVTVALETVPEWALKGVRIDLYANDITFKRWLENLNNLRESGRKALEFYLGLREPEKGQPVDFTPFDTGLNASQREAVAKALGSPDFFLIHGPFGTGKTRTLAELIRQEVERGNKVLATAESNVAVDNLVERLVNSGLRVVRVGHPSRVSKALHETTLAYLITRHELYGELRELRVIGQNLKEKRDTFTRPAPKYRRGLSDREILRLASKGIGVRGVPARLIREMAEWIKINRQVQKAFDDARKLEERIAREIIREADVVLTTNASAGLEVVDYVPYDVAIIDEATQATIPSVLIPINRAKRFVLAGDHKQLPPTILSEKAKELSKTLFEGLIERYPEKSAMLTVQYRMNERLMEFPSGEFYGGRVRADESVRMITLADLGVKSPARDGLWGEVLRPENVLVFIDTSGREDRSERQRYGSESRENPLEAGLVKETVERLLKMGVKPEWIGVITPYDDQRDLISSLLPEEVEVKTVDGYQGREKEVIVLSFVRSNRKGELGFLKDLRRLNVSLTRAKRKLILIGDSSTLSAHPTYKRLVEFVGEKETVVEANKLGVSF
- a CDS encoding ATP-binding protein gives rise to the protein MSYWFSPRPREKVEELFGRDVEVRRLINALESNSWVAVLGPRMAGKTSLAIASSTEFAKKHGYSTVYIDLRNSTTLREATERILRNLPRGVIKKLGAYLSSITIKGLEIRLKPSASASGALEEALRSLKRTVIILDEVQKVREGLPQFLSALSVAFNENPELLIVFSGSYAGLVKKLFSQTYSEGLYARQPIEITLNPWERDVAEEFLRKGLDECGVKISEKELEDILWELGTLPGWLSSYGLRRCLGDEHVKALNRVNESAVKEAKRELENLLEGRSPNAPMVIKLLSYGATWSELERTGISKRALHTLLDALINDLYVVSKSAIGNRVVYRFTEPSYRKAALLVGQR
- a CDS encoding DUF1464 family protein, with the translated sequence MRVIGVDPGTKSFDVIGLEDGRIKLDLTFPSEVVAEAPEKIVKAIEDFNADLIIGPSGYGVPLKHISELTDRDRFEMTLVREEEMKEIPVLIGLQKMVSEMAEKGMNVWFIPGVIHLPTVPEWRKYNKVDMGTADKMAITVLGIYDQAKRLGIEYSEVSFVLLEVGFGYNYAGAVKGGKIVDGIGGTIFPGPAYVNSGALDGEVAYLMGGVKKWHLFWGGATVIAANEILPPEEFAKRLDEEPFAKAWEAMKDGFLKAVASELAVVGNAKEIILSGRLMRIDELRKDVEDLFEERFGLPVVKQRGLEGRAKEAAQGSAIIADGLAGGQFKDLVEHVEIRKARGSVLDYVKLPLQL